One part of the Arthrobacter sp. EM1 genome encodes these proteins:
- a CDS encoding amidohydrolase family protein encodes MASQRYELSIDAAKLDAIDMHVHLEVDGHGHESLPSALSEASAKYFKSEDRTPSLDRIAEVYRELNMAAVVFTVDARTQLKHEPNSIEDLVAGAARNNDVLIPFGSVDPRTGAEAIQGAKHQAIDLGARGFKFHPSLQGFDPSNEQFYPLWAALQELGLPAIFHTGQNGMGAGLPGGYGIKLGYSNPLLLDAVAADFPELQIIMAHPSVPWQDEANSIATHKSNVFIDLSGWSPKYFPESLVKMANSVLQDKVLFGTDFPLITPQKWLRAFADLPLKDEVRPKILKHNAVRLLGLGG; translated from the coding sequence ATGGCCTCCCAGCGCTATGAACTCAGCATCGACGCGGCAAAGCTCGACGCGATCGACATGCACGTCCACCTTGAGGTGGACGGCCACGGCCACGAATCCCTGCCGTCGGCCCTCAGCGAAGCGTCCGCCAAGTACTTCAAGTCCGAGGACCGCACCCCGTCGCTGGACCGGATCGCCGAGGTCTACCGCGAACTGAACATGGCCGCCGTCGTGTTCACCGTCGATGCCCGCACCCAGCTCAAACACGAGCCGAACAGCATCGAAGACCTCGTCGCCGGCGCCGCGCGGAACAACGACGTGCTGATCCCGTTTGGCAGCGTGGACCCACGGACCGGCGCCGAGGCCATCCAGGGCGCCAAGCACCAGGCCATCGACCTGGGTGCCCGCGGGTTCAAGTTCCACCCGTCCCTACAGGGTTTTGACCCCTCCAACGAACAGTTCTACCCGCTCTGGGCCGCCCTGCAGGAACTCGGCCTCCCGGCGATTTTCCACACCGGACAAAACGGCATGGGCGCCGGGCTCCCGGGCGGCTACGGCATCAAGCTGGGCTACTCCAACCCGCTGCTGCTGGACGCCGTCGCGGCGGACTTCCCGGAACTGCAGATCATCATGGCCCACCCCTCGGTGCCGTGGCAGGACGAGGCGAACTCCATCGCCACGCACAAGTCCAACGTCTTCATCGACCTCTCCGGCTGGTCCCCGAAGTACTTCCCGGAATCGCTGGTGAAGATGGCCAACTCCGTGCTGCAGGACAAGGTCCTTTTCGGCACCGACTTCCCGCTGATCACCCCGCAGAAGTGGCTGCGCGCCTTTGCGGACCTGCCGCTCAAGGACGAGGTCCGGCCCAAGATCCTCAAGCACAACGCCGTCCGCCTGCTCGGACTGGGAGGCTGA
- a CDS encoding SDR family NAD(P)-dependent oxidoreductase, whose amino-acid sequence MSLSGKVAIVTGSGRGLGLAYARELARQGAAVVINDVDADVAAEAVRTIEADGGRVVAVVAPVGSTEAARQLVQKAVEAFGRLDILVTNAGILRDKSLLKMTDEDFDLVINVHLKGTFTCAREAFAYFKENGIAGRIITIGSPTGQRGNFGQTNYAAAKAGIVGMVRTWALEMKKAGVTANAVIPVAATAMTKTVPYFQKAVEADERGEAMPAFFRHDLGFGTADDVAGLVAFLASDAAAGITGQAIGAGGDRLQLWTHPGAAVTEYREGGWGYADLIENFGKLFGDKLQSVGEEFLPLPEELKPEPAEVR is encoded by the coding sequence ATGAGCCTGTCAGGGAAAGTAGCAATCGTCACCGGAAGCGGCCGCGGCCTGGGTCTGGCGTACGCCCGGGAACTCGCCCGCCAGGGCGCCGCCGTCGTGATCAACGATGTGGATGCCGACGTGGCCGCTGAAGCGGTCCGGACCATTGAGGCCGACGGCGGCCGCGTCGTCGCCGTCGTCGCTCCGGTGGGCAGCACCGAAGCCGCCCGGCAGCTCGTGCAGAAAGCGGTGGAGGCTTTCGGCCGGCTCGACATCCTGGTCACCAACGCCGGCATTCTGCGGGACAAGTCCCTGCTGAAGATGACGGACGAGGACTTTGACCTCGTCATTAACGTCCACCTCAAGGGCACCTTCACCTGCGCCCGCGAAGCGTTCGCCTACTTCAAGGAAAACGGTATCGCCGGCCGCATCATCACCATCGGATCGCCCACCGGCCAGCGCGGCAACTTCGGCCAGACCAACTACGCCGCCGCCAAGGCCGGAATCGTCGGCATGGTCCGCACCTGGGCGCTGGAAATGAAGAAGGCCGGCGTCACCGCCAACGCCGTCATCCCGGTGGCCGCCACCGCCATGACCAAGACCGTCCCGTACTTCCAGAAGGCCGTCGAAGCGGACGAACGCGGCGAGGCCATGCCGGCCTTCTTCCGTCACGATCTGGGGTTCGGAACCGCCGACGACGTCGCCGGACTCGTTGCCTTCCTCGCCTCCGACGCAGCTGCCGGCATCACCGGCCAGGCGATCGGCGCCGGCGGGGACCGTCTGCAGCTCTGGACCCACCCGGGGGCTGCCGTTACCGAGTACCGCGAAGGTGGCTGGGGCTATGCCGACCTGATCGAAAACTTTGGCAAGCTCTTCGGCGACAAGCTGCAAAGCGTCGGCGAGGAATTCCTGCCGCTTCCGGAAGAGCTCAAGCCCGAACCGGCAGAGGTCCGCTGA
- a CDS encoding MarR family transcriptional regulator encodes MTQQVHLAAESSGEASTRLAESSISTDIGFLLAKLHAAGSVLNNAALAEFGLKERSYSVLALACGNLGPTQRELAEFLSLDPSQIVALIDELEQRGLVERKPGPSDRRQKLVSATKAGRTLHAAAQKATQAAEARQLVMLTGEEVASLRSILRKAVWSGSPAGR; translated from the coding sequence ATGACACAACAGGTACACCTCGCCGCCGAAAGCTCCGGCGAGGCTTCCACCCGGCTGGCGGAATCAAGCATCAGCACTGACATAGGCTTCCTGCTGGCCAAGCTGCACGCCGCCGGCAGCGTGCTCAACAACGCGGCCCTTGCAGAGTTCGGGCTGAAGGAGCGGTCCTACTCCGTGCTGGCGCTGGCCTGCGGCAATCTGGGACCCACCCAACGCGAACTGGCCGAGTTCCTCAGCCTGGATCCCAGCCAGATCGTGGCACTCATTGATGAGCTGGAACAGCGCGGCCTCGTGGAAAGAAAGCCGGGACCCTCAGACCGGCGGCAGAAACTGGTGTCCGCCACAAAAGCAGGCCGCACCCTCCACGCTGCCGCCCAGAAGGCAACCCAGGCCGCCGAGGCGCGACAGCTGGTCATGCTTACCGGCGAGGAGGTGGCGTCTCTGCGGTCCATTCTCCGCAAGGCCGTCTGGTCCGGGAGTCCCGCAGGCCGATAG